The genomic stretch TCGGTCTTGTTCGATACGGGGTTGCGCCCGATCATCAGAAGCTCAAAGAGGTCACGCGAGTCTTTACGGCTCTTGCCTCGGATAGTCGCGTCAATTTCATCGGCAATGTAGCCGTAGGCGTCGACGTCACGGTCGAGGAGCTTCTGCCGTTATACGACTCTGTCATTGTCGCTTGCGGCGCCAGCGCCGATCGGCGGATGTCCATACCCGGTGAGGAACTGACCGGTTGTTGTTCAGCCGTTGACTTTGTCGGCTGGTACAACGGTCACCCTGATCACTGTCATCACCATTTCGATCTGTCCGGCGAAGCCGCTGTTATCGTAGGGCAGGGAAACGTAGCGATAGATATCTGCCGAGTTTTGGCTAAGAGCGTCGACGATCTCAGAAAGACCGATATTGCCGAACACGCACTCGAAACTCTCGCTTCATCTAAAGTAAAAAAAATCGTCATCATGGGACGTCGCGGCCCAGCTCAGATGAAGTTTACGGCCAAGGAATTGCGTGAACTAGGGTCGCTGGCGGGCTGGGATATTCAAGTATCGCCGGACGATTTGTCGCTTGACGCAGTAAGCGCGGCTGAAATCGCCGCTCCCCATATGTTGGTAAGTGCGCGCAACGTAAAATTTCTCGAAGAGTGTTCTTCGAAGCCCCGGTCCAATGATCGTGTAATTGAATTCCGTTTTCTGCGATCGCCTGTTGAAGTTCTGGGGCGGGACGCCGTTCGTGGTCTCTTGCTTCGCAAAAATTCACTTGCCGGCGCACCCTTTCAACAACAAGCGGTGCCACTCAATGAGACCGAAATTGTCGAGGCTCAATCCGTGTTTCGCAGCATCGGATACAGAGGCGTGCCGGTTGCAGGACTACCGTTTGACGCCTCGAAGGGAGTAATCCCTAACAACTGTGGGCGCGTAATCGGTAATCACTCCCGGATTTATGTGACCGGATGGATCAAGCGGGGTCCAACCGGCATCATTGGCACCAATCGGGTCGATAGCATTGAGACCGTCGCCAGCCTGTCCGCTGATCGGGCGAGGATGACTGGCCGCGTACGCGAAGGCGCTCCTAGGTTGGAGAACATACTCACAGACCGGGGCGTTCGTCCGACCAGCTTCGACGAATGGCGCCGGATCGACGCCGAGGAACTGCGCCGTGGTCAGCGATCGGGCCGCGTTAGATCAAAGATAACCAGTATTCACGAGCTCGTAGCCGTCGCGGCCGCCGGGCCGCAGACGAACGTCGGTCGAGGCGGGGAAACAAGCGATCAACCGGCCTTGACGGCCTGACGGAGTGTCTATGTTGAACAGAAGAGAATTTGCCATTGCGGCCATGGCCGCGAGCGCTAGCCAAATCTTTCCGGCTTCGGCCGAAGAGGTTTGGCCGTCCCGTCTCATTCGTTTGGTGGTGCCATTTCCACCGGCTGGGGCCAATGATGTCATCGGCAGGGTGATGGCCGATAAACTATCCAAGGCTCTGGGGCAGACCGTAATC from Pirellulales bacterium encodes the following:
- a CDS encoding FAD-dependent oxidoreductase encodes the protein MRDLDSFRVAIIGSGPSGFYAAEALLQSMPDVAIDLIERLPVPFGLVRYGVAPDHQKLKEVTRVFTALASDSRVNFIGNVAVGVDVTVEELLPLYDSVIVACGASADRRMSIPGEELTGCCSAVDFVGWYNGHPDHCHHHFDLSGEAAVIVGQGNVAIDICRVLAKSVDDLRKTDIAEHALETLASSKVKKIVIMGRRGPAQMKFTAKELRELGSLAGWDIQVSPDDLSLDAVSAAEIAAPHMLVSARNVKFLEECSSKPRSNDRVIEFRFLRSPVEVLGRDAVRGLLLRKNSLAGAPFQQQAVPLNETEIVEAQSVFRSIGYRGVPVAGLPFDASKGVIPNNCGRVIGNHSRIYVTGWIKRGPTGIIGTNRVDSIETVASLSADRARMTGRVREGAPRLENILTDRGVRPTSFDEWRRIDAEELRRGQRSGRVRSKITSIHELVAVAAAGPQTNVGRGGETSDQPALTA